Proteins from a single region of Streptomyces sp. TN58:
- a CDS encoding ATP-binding protein, translating into MEFKGRSADLDQLARQLGLVVGGTGATRGQAVIVTGRRRVGKSRLVQEFCDRSGLPYVVFQATRGRNAVAERADFAATLAQSPLPGAELVAGLQAADWNQALRSLAVAVPDDAPSIAVVDEVPWLVEQDGEFEGALQTVWDRHLSAKPVLLILVGSDMSVMEALQSYGRPFFGRAAKMTVQPLHLADVQAMTGLDAAEAVDALLITGGFPEIVQSWRPGMDRRDFLREAVSNPLAPLLVAGELSLLGEFPEASHSRAILEAVGSGERTFSTIAAQAGGAGALPSGTLSPLLNTLLAKRVLAADLPLSVKADSKNKRYRIADPYLRFWLAFLQRGIPLIERGRGDLALERIERSWTTWRGRAVEPVVRESLLRLLPDEMWPQTEAVGGWWNRQNNPEIDLIGADREPVAGQVHFIGSVKWLESQPFGRREYDALVRDMLAVPGAGPDTALVAVSRCGVEDDLPLAAHWGPEDLVRAWR; encoded by the coding sequence ATGGAGTTCAAGGGCAGGTCTGCCGACCTGGATCAGCTGGCTCGGCAGCTGGGCCTGGTGGTCGGCGGTACGGGCGCCACGCGCGGTCAGGCTGTGATCGTGACGGGCCGGCGCCGGGTGGGCAAGTCTCGTCTGGTCCAGGAGTTCTGCGACCGTTCCGGGCTTCCGTACGTGGTCTTCCAGGCGACTCGGGGACGCAACGCGGTGGCCGAGCGGGCGGACTTCGCCGCGACGCTGGCGCAGTCACCTCTTCCCGGGGCCGAACTGGTGGCCGGGCTGCAGGCCGCCGACTGGAACCAGGCACTGCGTTCCCTCGCGGTCGCGGTTCCGGACGATGCCCCGAGCATTGCGGTGGTCGACGAGGTGCCGTGGCTGGTCGAACAGGACGGTGAGTTCGAGGGGGCGCTGCAGACGGTCTGGGACCGGCACCTGTCCGCCAAGCCCGTCCTGTTGATCCTGGTCGGCAGTGACATGTCGGTCATGGAGGCGCTGCAGTCCTATGGCCGCCCGTTCTTCGGCCGGGCGGCCAAGATGACCGTACAGCCGCTGCATCTGGCCGATGTGCAGGCGATGACCGGCCTTGACGCGGCGGAAGCGGTGGACGCGCTGCTGATCACCGGAGGGTTCCCGGAGATCGTTCAGTCCTGGCGGCCGGGGATGGACCGCCGAGACTTTCTGCGCGAGGCTGTGTCCAACCCGCTTGCCCCGCTGTTGGTGGCGGGCGAACTGTCGCTACTGGGGGAGTTTCCCGAGGCCTCCCACTCGCGGGCAATCCTGGAAGCGGTTGGCAGTGGCGAGCGGACCTTCTCCACCATTGCCGCACAAGCCGGTGGTGCCGGCGCGCTGCCCTCGGGCACGCTGTCTCCGCTGCTGAACACGCTGCTGGCCAAGCGAGTCCTGGCCGCTGACCTGCCGCTCTCGGTCAAGGCGGACAGCAAGAACAAGCGCTATCGCATCGCTGATCCGTACCTGCGGTTCTGGCTGGCTTTCCTGCAACGCGGGATCCCGCTCATCGAGCGAGGTCGCGGTGATCTGGCGCTGGAGCGCATCGAGCGGTCGTGGACGACATGGCGGGGCCGGGCCGTCGAGCCGGTCGTCCGCGAGTCGCTGCTGCGGCTGCTGCCCGACGAGATGTGGCCGCAGACGGAGGCGGTCGGGGGCTGGTGGAACCGGCAGAACAACCCGGAGATCGACCTGATCGGAGCCGACCGCGAACCCGTCGCAGGACAGGTTCACTTCATCGGCTCGGTGAAGTGGCTGGAGTCGCAGCCGTTCGGCCGACGTGAGTACGACGCCCTGGTACGGGACATGCTCGCCGTGCCCGGTGCCGGGCCGGACACGGCGCTGGTTGCGGTGTCCCGTTGCGGTGTCGAGGACGATCTACCTCTTGCGGCGCATTGGGGTCCGGAGGACCTTGTCCGTGCCTGGCGGTAG
- a CDS encoding ATP-dependent DNA ligase, protein MIRVALAASVRTLPRAAGLAYEPKFDGHRLVVVRSAGDVALQARSGRIVTSAFPDLAAAALRLPAGTVLDGEVVVWHEGRTDFALVQRRAAATAARAAVLAQSLPASYAAFDVLELAGLDVRGRAYERRRALLVDLLLPLGPPLQPVPMTTDPELAATWYETLPASGIEGIVVKRLDQAYPAGRRGWQKLRHTDVRDAAVIGYTGTPRRPLALVLVLPVGDETPLVSSPLTAALRREVADVAAVRGGAVEPGATATATAIGLGEVPYRLLDPPLTAEVRTTSTRHPPPEVLRLRTDL, encoded by the coding sequence ATGATCCGCGTCGCGCTGGCCGCCTCCGTGCGCACGCTGCCGCGCGCTGCGGGACTGGCGTACGAGCCGAAGTTCGACGGGCACCGGCTCGTCGTCGTGCGCTCGGCGGGCGACGTGGCGCTCCAGGCCCGCTCCGGCCGCATCGTGACCAGCGCGTTCCCCGATCTGGCGGCGGCCGCGCTGCGGTTGCCCGCCGGGACGGTCCTCGACGGCGAGGTGGTGGTCTGGCACGAGGGCCGGACGGACTTCGCGCTCGTGCAGCGGCGCGCGGCGGCCACCGCGGCCCGGGCGGCCGTGCTCGCGCAGAGCCTGCCGGCCTCGTACGCCGCCTTCGACGTACTGGAACTGGCCGGGCTGGACGTGCGCGGCCGCGCGTACGAGCGACGCCGCGCCCTCCTCGTCGACCTGCTCCTGCCGCTCGGACCGCCCCTCCAGCCGGTCCCGATGACGACCGACCCGGAACTGGCCGCCACCTGGTACGAGACCCTCCCCGCCAGCGGCATCGAGGGCATCGTCGTCAAGCGGCTGGACCAGGCCTACCCGGCCGGGCGGCGCGGCTGGCAGAAGCTCCGGCACACCGACGTACGGGACGCGGCGGTGATCGGGTACACCGGGACCCCGCGCCGTCCGCTGGCCCTGGTGCTCGTCCTGCCCGTCGGGGACGAGACCCCGCTGGTGTCGAGTCCGCTGACGGCGGCGCTCCGGCGGGAGGTGGCGGACGTGGCCGCCGTGCGGGGCGGCGCAGTCGAGCCGGGGGCCACTGCGACGGCGACCGCCATCGGGCTCGGCGAGGTCCCGTACCGCCTCCTTGACCCGCCGCTCACGGCGGAGGTCCGGACCACCTCGACCCGGCACCCGCCGCCGGAGGTGCTGCGGTTGCGGACGGACCTCTGA
- the ligD gene encoding non-homologous end-joining DNA ligase, whose translation MTPITMVEGRRISLSNLDKVLYPETGFTKGEVLHYYATVAGPLLAQIHDRAVSFLRYPDGPDGQLFFTKNPPPGAPDWVRTTPVPRSEDPSAEQVVVADMATLMWSANLVVEFHIHQWPAGSPAVADRMVLDLDPGAPATVAECSAVALWLRERLAADGLDAYAKTSGSKGLHLSVPLEPTPSSQVSAYAKQLAQEAERELPDLVVHRMAKALRPGKVFVDHSQNAAAKTTAAAYTLRARARPTVSAPVSWAEVEACRTPADLVFLADDIGPRLDRDGDLFAPLADPARRRPLPRSRR comes from the coding sequence ATGACGCCGATCACAATGGTGGAGGGCCGTCGCATCTCGCTCAGCAACCTCGACAAGGTCCTCTATCCGGAGACCGGCTTCACCAAGGGCGAGGTACTCCACTACTACGCCACCGTCGCGGGGCCCCTGCTCGCCCAGATCCACGACCGGGCCGTGTCCTTCCTGCGCTACCCCGACGGACCGGACGGCCAGCTGTTCTTCACCAAGAACCCGCCGCCCGGCGCACCCGACTGGGTGAGGACCACCCCCGTACCCCGCTCCGAGGACCCCTCCGCCGAACAGGTGGTCGTCGCCGACATGGCCACCCTCATGTGGTCCGCCAACCTCGTCGTCGAGTTCCACATCCACCAGTGGCCGGCCGGCAGCCCCGCCGTCGCCGACCGCATGGTCCTCGACCTCGACCCCGGCGCCCCCGCGACCGTCGCCGAGTGCAGCGCCGTCGCCCTGTGGCTGCGCGAGCGCCTCGCCGCCGACGGCCTCGACGCCTACGCCAAGACCTCCGGCTCCAAGGGCCTGCACCTGTCCGTGCCCCTGGAGCCGACCCCGTCCTCGCAGGTGTCCGCGTACGCGAAGCAGCTCGCCCAGGAGGCCGAGCGCGAGCTCCCCGACCTCGTGGTGCACCGCATGGCCAAGGCCCTGCGCCCCGGCAAGGTCTTCGTCGACCACAGCCAGAACGCCGCCGCCAAGACCACCGCCGCCGCCTACACCCTCCGCGCCCGGGCCCGCCCCACCGTCTCCGCCCCGGTCTCCTGGGCCGAGGTCGAGGCCTGCCGCACCCCCGCCGACCTGGTCTTCCTCGCCGACGACATCGGGCCGCGGCTCGACCGCGACGGAGACCTCTTCGCCCCGCTCGCCGACCCCGCACGGCGCCGCCCCCTCCCGAGATCCCGCCGATGA
- a CDS encoding DUF6479 family protein — MDMILSVDSILTDVAWFPIVGLAVVALLLGGFKLGQMVRAKEPPPPAAEDQPHLPNGGAVYEVREERDQVEIPEGGLRPHEMQGYGNFGSTTSSHPDEVRKERESGYELPEGPGPHPQPGAPPDAGRGAHS, encoded by the coding sequence ATGGACATGATCCTGAGCGTGGACTCGATCCTCACGGATGTCGCGTGGTTCCCGATCGTAGGACTGGCCGTCGTCGCCCTGCTGCTCGGCGGCTTCAAGCTGGGCCAGATGGTACGGGCGAAGGAACCGCCGCCCCCCGCCGCCGAGGATCAGCCCCACCTGCCGAACGGCGGAGCGGTCTACGAGGTCCGCGAGGAGCGGGACCAGGTGGAGATCCCGGAGGGCGGCCTGCGGCCGCACGAGATGCAGGGCTACGGCAACTTCGGCTCCACCACCTCCAGCCATCCGGATGAGGTGCGCAAGGAGCGCGAGTCCGGATACGAGCTGCCCGAAGGGCCCGGTCCGCACCCGCAGCCCGGGGCTCCCCCGGACGCCGGGCGCGGCGCGCACTCCTGA
- a CDS encoding VOC family protein — MSHTAPEGYTSVAPWVVTDDTGALLDFITAAFAGEELARVPVEDGSIGHGEIRVGDTVVLAFDRRSDWPVMPSLLRVYVPDADAAMAAAVAHGAQVVTEIADSAWGDRGGRVRDPFGNIWWVVSRVEEVAPDRAWERMLEPKYAEAMRTAQETLDIALSGRDSGTASAPRRPTA, encoded by the coding sequence ATGAGCCACACCGCACCCGAGGGTTACACCAGCGTTGCACCGTGGGTGGTCACCGATGACACCGGTGCACTGCTCGACTTCATCACCGCCGCGTTCGCCGGCGAGGAACTCGCACGGGTGCCCGTCGAGGACGGCAGCATCGGCCATGGCGAGATCCGTGTCGGGGACACGGTGGTACTGGCCTTCGACCGACGGTCCGACTGGCCGGTGATGCCCTCCCTGCTGCGCGTCTACGTCCCGGACGCGGACGCCGCCATGGCCGCCGCTGTCGCACACGGGGCGCAGGTGGTCACCGAGATCGCCGACAGCGCGTGGGGGGATCGCGGGGGCCGGGTACGGGATCCCTTCGGCAACATCTGGTGGGTGGTGAGCCGGGTCGAGGAGGTCGCCCCGGACCGCGCCTGGGAGCGCATGCTTGAGCCGAAGTACGCCGAGGCGATGCGCACCGCCCAGGAGACCCTGGACATCGCGCTGAGCGGCCGGGATTCAGGCACGGCAAGCGCCCCGCGCCGCCCGACCGCCTGA
- a CDS encoding XdhC family protein produces MRELVETAKRWVAEGRAGYLARPVTEQGFGPRDPAGAVLVDVRGECVGSLYRGVFDAELVAEAAAMGPGATARVCEVSVAGDQAVAAKLTCGGQAEVLLQPLAAVPAEWWELLGEGVGVALVTRLNEAADQASSEVVRATALPGDDAGRRAGELLATRRAGRDALYGESGLVLVEAHPSAPYVVIGGGGELAAVIERQAVLLGWEAVRVEAAEPAVAAIEARRDSACVVVLSHDEQFDVPMLRAALAAGVPYVGALGSRRTTARRREGLLAAGVTEAELARVHGPIGLDLGARTPPETALAICAEILAVLGSRKAGALRDTAGPVNG; encoded by the coding sequence ATGCGTGAGCTGGTGGAGACGGCGAAGCGGTGGGTGGCCGAGGGGCGGGCGGGGTATCTGGCCCGGCCCGTCACCGAGCAGGGCTTCGGGCCGCGGGATCCCGCGGGGGCCGTGCTCGTCGACGTGCGGGGGGAGTGCGTCGGGAGCCTGTACCGCGGGGTCTTCGACGCCGAGCTCGTCGCAGAGGCCGCGGCCATGGGGCCCGGGGCGACCGCGCGGGTGTGCGAGGTGTCCGTGGCCGGGGACCAGGCCGTGGCGGCGAAGCTGACCTGCGGCGGGCAGGCCGAGGTACTGCTCCAGCCGCTCGCGGCGGTTCCCGCCGAGTGGTGGGAACTGCTCGGCGAGGGCGTCGGGGTGGCGCTGGTGACCCGGCTGAACGAGGCCGCCGACCAGGCGTCCAGTGAGGTCGTACGGGCCACCGCGCTGCCGGGCGACGATGCCGGGCGGCGGGCCGGTGAGCTGCTGGCCACCCGGCGGGCCGGGCGGGACGCCCTGTACGGGGAGAGCGGCCTGGTGCTGGTCGAGGCGCACCCGTCGGCCCCGTACGTGGTCATCGGGGGCGGCGGTGAGCTCGCCGCCGTCATCGAGCGGCAGGCGGTGCTGCTGGGCTGGGAGGCCGTACGGGTCGAGGCGGCCGAGCCGGCCGTGGCGGCGATCGAGGCGCGCCGGGACTCCGCGTGTGTGGTCGTACTGAGCCACGACGAGCAGTTCGACGTGCCGATGCTGCGGGCGGCGCTGGCGGCCGGGGTTCCGTACGTCGGGGCGCTCGGGTCGAGGCGTACGACGGCGCGGCGCCGGGAGGGCCTGCTCGCGGCCGGGGTCACGGAGGCGGAGCTGGCGCGGGTGCACGGGCCGATCGGGCTCGACCTCGGCGCCCGTACGCCGCCGGAGACCGCGCTGGCGATCTGCGCGGAGATCCTGGCGGTGCTGGGGTCGCGCAAGGCGGGGGCACTGCGGGACACCGCCGGCCCCGTCAACGGCTGA